The window TATTTCCTTAACGTCAGGATTAAAATAGCTATTGATTTTTGCTCTTGTTGTTGCTGCACCAAAATCCGGAAGGAAATAGAAATCATTTTCATTTTGAGGGGTTTCAATAACAAAAAAGATTTCTCCCATAGAGTTTAAAACTTTTTGTGAAAAGTCAATATAATTAACGGCATTAGAATATTTTCTTTCGTCGTTAAAGGAAAAATATTCTTCAAAATTTTTCTTTAATTTATCTTCACCCATATCTTTTATTATGGAAAGTCCTTTGTAGATTGCTTCATCGGTATTTCTCTTTCTAAAGGGAGTTCTCAACTCACTAATTACAGCATATTTTGCAAAGTAAATTATTGCATTGTCAAATTCTACTGTTCTAATTTTATCATTTATGAATTGTGAAACAATTTCAAAACTGCTTGCAAAATCTCTCTCAAAATGATCATTTAGTTGCTGCTCGACAGAAGAGTAATCGTAATCTTTGTTTTTTAATTTTGTATTTAAATTTTTTTCACTAAAAATAGATTTGGTAGTCTTTTTTGCAAAATGATTTTCTTTTTGTTTGTCATAAAGATATATTTCTTTTTTTTCATTATTGAAAAAATTCTTTATATGGACTTGTGAAATATAGTGGTGGTTTTTTGGTATGCTCA is drawn from Chryseobacterium muglaense and contains these coding sequences:
- a CDS encoding DUF4238 domain-containing protein codes for the protein MIIRKVLMSIPKNHHYISQVHIKNFFNNEKKEIYLYDKQKENHFAKKTTKSIFSEKNLNTKLKNKDYDYSSVEQQLNDHFERDFASSFEIVSQFINDKIRTVEFDNAIIYFAKYAVISELRTPFRKRNTDEAIYKGLSIIKDMGEDKLKKNFEEYFSFNDERKYSNAVNYIDFSQKVLNSMGEIFFVIETPQNENDFYFLPDFGAATTRAKINSYFNPDVKEIAYIGIPISSKIYIHFYSSKLNNKINHSRLAIVDSEIVFRLNKMNFDYSNQIIACESKGHIEEFINTISKY